A genomic segment from Desulfurella amilsii encodes:
- a CDS encoding TraR/DksA family transcriptional regulator, with product MDEKTLNELKSRLIYLRNEIQQRIKDNNDRVRSFESGDEGDFSNSISYKDLTYNLIEKDRTQLIEIEEALYRMENNTYAICERCKEPIEIERLKAKPTAKYCAKCKHIIESHS from the coding sequence ATGGACGAAAAAACCTTAAATGAGCTTAAAAGTAGATTAATATACTTAAGGAACGAAATTCAACAACGTATAAAAGACAATAACGATCGTGTAAGAAGTTTTGAAAGTGGTGATGAAGGTGATTTTTCAAATAGTATTTCTTACAAAGATCTTACATACAATTTGATAGAAAAGGATAGAACTCAGCTAATCGAAATAGAAGAAGCACTTTATAGAATGGAAAACAATACGTATGCTATATGTGAAAGGTGCAAAGAGCCCATAGAAATTGAAAGATTAAAAGCAAAACCTACAGCAAAATATTGTGCTAAGTGTAAGCATATTATCGAATCTCATAGTTAA
- a CDS encoding cation:proton antiporter produces the protein MLSILFIGLVFVFTKIFGEGLKPFGIPQLITYVTLGIVLGPCVLNLIKPNEIFYIFAEIGILFLLYESGLEINLKSGLKTNLNGVLVAIIGSFVPFFIALIIAKSLGYNENESIFLAGSLVATSIGVTLKTFMDLKKQHTTVANIVLVAAVIDDIIGIIMLLLVSNFAQTKTIDLKIALSVIMYAAMLFLLVPLIKIILKNSINLCFDKDPMYISSIIFFAIIMYSFVSYKLVHLNILGAFIIGYSLQTLKLSKTKEVDNLFKKSKSQLKTLQNFFEPFFFVYIGLSFNLNSLSFSLLAKFVSFLLIFLIIAILGKLISGFFIKGFYNKLAVGLSMIPRAEVGLIFATIGKSSGVLSNDLYALIVLISLLTTLIAPFGLQLINSKIS, from the coding sequence ATGTTATCAATACTATTTATTGGCTTGGTTTTTGTTTTTACTAAAATATTTGGCGAGGGGCTAAAACCTTTTGGTATACCACAGCTAATAACTTACGTAACTTTAGGTATTGTGCTTGGCCCATGTGTTTTGAACCTTATTAAACCAAATGAGATATTTTATATCTTTGCAGAAATAGGCATATTGTTTTTACTGTATGAATCTGGTCTTGAAATAAACCTTAAATCTGGTTTAAAAACGAATCTGAATGGTGTTTTGGTTGCAATAATAGGCTCTTTTGTGCCATTTTTTATAGCATTAATTATTGCTAAGTCTTTGGGTTATAACGAAAACGAATCGATTTTTTTGGCAGGAAGCCTTGTGGCAACTAGTATTGGCGTTACATTAAAAACTTTTATGGATTTAAAAAAACAACACACAACTGTTGCAAATATAGTTTTGGTTGCTGCTGTAATAGATGATATAATTGGCATTATAATGTTACTTTTAGTGTCAAATTTTGCACAAACAAAAACTATAGATTTAAAAATTGCACTGAGCGTTATAATGTATGCAGCCATGCTTTTTCTTTTGGTTCCTCTTATAAAAATTATTTTGAAAAATTCTATCAATCTGTGTTTTGATAAGGATCCAATGTATATTAGTTCTATAATATTTTTTGCAATCATTATGTATTCTTTTGTCTCTTACAAACTCGTTCATCTAAATATTTTGGGTGCATTTATTATTGGCTACAGCCTGCAAACACTTAAGTTGTCTAAAACTAAAGAAGTGGATAATTTATTTAAAAAATCAAAATCGCAGCTAAAGACATTACAAAACTTTTTTGAGCCGTTTTTCTTTGTCTATATAGGATTATCATTCAATTTAAACAGTTTGAGTTTCTCCTTGCTTGCTAAATTCGTCAGTTTTTTGCTTATCTTTTTAATAATAGCAATACTTGGCAAACTAATAAGTGGATTTTTTATAAAAGGTTTTTACAATAAATTAGCTGTGGGCCTTTCTATGATACCAAGAGCCGAAGTAGGTCTAATTTTTGCTACAATAGGAAAATCAAGCGGTGTCTTAAGCAATGACCTATACGCTTTAATTGTGTTAATATCCCTATTAACCACACTTATTGCACCGTTTGGCCTGCAGCTTATTAACTCAAAAATTTCTTGA